From Spartinivicinus ruber, the proteins below share one genomic window:
- a CDS encoding sugar phosphate isomerase/epimerase family protein: MYSVLNTTDDITHCGNLGHVIHDLAKACKLASYYGFEGVNLDITRLIQEQLTVTDVKQLLAAYQLRPAAFSLDAYMYCFHSEKEYLSSLHDFAEQAAFAHQIGSEIALFYIPPFSNNLPFNDYFQLMVKRLKQLKPILIEHNIKIGFEFIGPIETRLATAYDFIHTIDGVRALIASADLYGYAGFKLDVHHWQYSGAGLLDLKHLDKDYLVYVELNDALQGYNLFNMPEFTRELPLATGVTDIAGFVQVLKNKGYDGPVAVEPWNDTIRKMPLKEALHSVKQSLDKCMAL; this comes from the coding sequence ATGTATTCAGTACTTAATACAACAGATGATATTACTCATTGTGGCAATTTGGGCCATGTCATTCACGACTTGGCAAAGGCTTGCAAATTAGCATCCTACTATGGATTTGAGGGTGTTAACTTAGATATTACACGTCTTATTCAAGAGCAATTGACGGTGACAGATGTAAAACAATTGCTAGCAGCATATCAACTTCGGCCTGCTGCATTTAGTTTAGATGCGTATATGTATTGCTTTCACTCAGAAAAGGAATATTTGAGTAGTCTACATGACTTTGCAGAGCAGGCCGCTTTTGCTCATCAAATAGGTAGTGAAATAGCGCTTTTTTATATTCCCCCTTTTTCAAACAATTTACCATTTAATGACTATTTTCAGCTAATGGTCAAACGACTTAAGCAGTTAAAGCCAATTTTAATTGAGCATAACATTAAGATAGGCTTTGAGTTTATTGGGCCTATTGAAACAAGGTTGGCAACTGCTTATGATTTTATTCATACTATCGATGGTGTTAGAGCGCTTATTGCCAGTGCAGATTTATATGGTTATGCTGGGTTTAAATTGGATGTGCATCACTGGCAATATAGTGGTGCCGGATTGTTAGACTTAAAGCATCTTGATAAAGACTACTTAGTTTATGTGGAATTGAATGATGCACTGCAGGGATATAATTTATTTAACATGCCTGAGTTTACCAGGGAGTTGCCATTAGCAACGGGGGTGACAGATATTGCTGGCTTTGTACAGGTATTAAAAAATAAAGGATATGATGGGCCAGTGGCTGTTGAGCCTTGGAACGATACAATAAGAAAAATGCCATTAAAGGAAGCCCTTCATTCTGTTAAACAATCTTTGGATAAATGTATGGCGCTTTAG
- a CDS encoding peptide chain release factor 3, which yields MTELTKEINKRRTFAIISHPDAGKTTITEKLLLFGNAIQMAGTVKGKKGSRAATSDWMSMEQQRGISITTSVMQFPYNERMVNLLDTPGHEDFSEDTYRTLTAVDSCLMVIDGAKGVEDRTIKLMEVCRLRDTPIFTFINKMDREVRDHIEVLDEIEDILKIQCAPVTWPVGMGKNFKGIYNLYTDTIHLYTQGQGHTIPDDIQIKGLDSAEARDRLGADLVDELLEEIELVRGASHEFDLEAFLAGKMTPVFFGTALGNFGVREMLDYFVDWAPAPQNRETQDRTVPADESKFSGFVFKIQANMDPKHRDRIAFMRVCSGKYTKGMKMRHVRIGKDVKIADAVTFLAGDRSQVEEAVSGDIIGLHNHGTIQIGDTFTMGEEMRFTGIPHFAPELFKRVRLKDPLKLKQLQKGLQQLSEEGATQLFMPVNNNDLILGAVGVLQFDVVMHRLKEEYKVECIYEPITVQTARWVDCSDAKKLEEFKRKCADNLAIDGGGYLTYLAPTRVNLSLAQERYPEVGFRATREH from the coding sequence ATGACTGAATTGACGAAAGAGATTAACAAGCGGCGAACGTTCGCGATCATATCCCACCCTGATGCGGGTAAAACCACGATTACTGAGAAGCTGCTGTTGTTTGGAAATGCAATCCAGATGGCAGGGACTGTTAAGGGTAAGAAAGGCTCTAGGGCGGCTACTTCTGACTGGATGAGTATGGAGCAGCAGCGGGGGATTTCGATAACGACCTCGGTGATGCAGTTTCCATACAACGAGCGAATGGTGAACCTGCTGGATACCCCAGGGCATGAAGATTTCTCTGAAGATACTTACCGTACTTTGACGGCTGTCGATAGCTGTTTGATGGTGATTGATGGTGCCAAGGGGGTTGAGGACCGGACGATCAAATTGATGGAAGTGTGCCGGTTAAGGGATACCCCGATTTTTACGTTTATCAACAAAATGGATCGTGAAGTAAGGGATCACATTGAGGTCTTGGATGAGATTGAAGACATCCTAAAAATTCAATGTGCGCCTGTTACCTGGCCAGTGGGGATGGGGAAAAACTTTAAAGGTATTTATAACCTATATACCGATACCATTCATTTATACACCCAAGGGCAAGGTCATACCATTCCTGATGATATTCAAATAAAAGGGTTAGACTCTGCTGAAGCACGAGACAGGTTAGGGGCAGACCTTGTAGATGAGTTACTGGAAGAAATTGAGCTAGTCCGTGGTGCCAGCCATGAGTTTGATTTAGAAGCCTTTTTGGCAGGCAAGATGACGCCGGTATTTTTTGGTACTGCACTCGGTAACTTTGGGGTAAGGGAAATGCTGGATTATTTTGTGGACTGGGCGCCTGCACCACAAAATAGGGAAACCCAAGATCGTACGGTTCCTGCTGATGAAAGTAAATTTTCTGGGTTTGTATTTAAAATTCAAGCAAATATGGACCCTAAACACAGGGACAGAATTGCCTTTATGCGGGTATGTTCGGGTAAATACACTAAAGGTATGAAAATGCGTCATGTGCGTATCGGTAAAGATGTGAAAATTGCTGATGCAGTGACGTTTTTAGCAGGGGATCGCTCTCAGGTAGAAGAAGCGGTGTCGGGTGATATTATTGGTTTACATAACCACGGTACCATCCAAATCGGCGATACTTTTACCATGGGTGAAGAAATGCGCTTTACAGGTATTCCACATTTTGCACCAGAATTATTTAAGCGAGTTCGTTTAAAAGACCCACTTAAGCTAAAACAGTTGCAAAAAGGCTTACAACAGTTGTCGGAGGAAGGGGCTACCCAATTGTTTATGCCTGTAAATAACAACGATCTAATATTAGGTGCAGTGGGTGTACTACAGTTTGATGTAGTTATGCACCGATTAAAAGAAGAGTATAAGGTGGAGTGTATTTATGAACCTATCACAGTGCAAACTGCTCGTTGGGTCGATTGTTCTGATGCAAAAAAACTAGAAGAGTTTAAGCGAAAATGTGCAGATAATTT
- a CDS encoding energy-coupling factor ABC transporter permease produces MSFSGFLLTDLQVFGSLLLLSIILLVALVFMDFSTILRDSALQHRLGASVFCLSLLWLTHRDFPIGMSLHFLGMSAATLIVGWPRAIMSGFIVLLLITLFQQADWVSLGVNGLVMIVVPVIAMQLFYQWIEHFQSRNIFTYIFGIGFVGTLFSTLLVILAVIAVLWGSDSFSFPGNWADYLPYVPLIILPEAVINGMVVSAITVFKPDWVITFNQQKYLHR; encoded by the coding sequence TTGAGTTTCTCTGGTTTTTTATTAACAGATCTTCAAGTTTTTGGTTCGTTGTTACTGCTTAGTATTATCTTACTGGTTGCCTTGGTATTTATGGACTTTTCTACTATTTTAAGGGACTCGGCATTACAACATCGACTGGGTGCTAGTGTTTTTTGTTTGAGTTTGTTATGGCTGACTCATCGAGATTTTCCGATAGGCATGAGCTTGCATTTTTTAGGTATGTCTGCCGCTACGCTTATTGTTGGTTGGCCAAGGGCTATTATGAGTGGCTTTATTGTATTGCTTCTTATAACGCTATTTCAGCAAGCTGATTGGGTAAGCTTAGGAGTAAATGGTTTGGTTATGATTGTAGTACCTGTGATTGCAATGCAACTGTTTTATCAATGGATAGAACACTTTCAGTCACGTAATATATTTACTTATATTTTTGGGATCGGTTTTGTTGGTACTTTATTTAGTACCTTGCTGGTTATTCTGGCAGTAATAGCCGTACTTTGGGGAAGTGATAGCTTTAGTTTTCCAGGCAACTGGGCTGATTACCTGCCTTATGTACCGCTAATTATATTACCTGAAGCTGTTATCAATGGCATGGTCGTATCGGCTATAACAGTATTTAAGCCAGACTGGGTTATTACTTTTAATCAGCAGAAATATTTGCATCGTTAG
- a CDS encoding ATP-binding protein: protein MGVVNVFTYWRFRQLTPVSEWEFFTQLLFDCFSLTLLLYISGGASNPFVSYYLIPIIIAAATLALPFTIAITLICLSCYTLLLFFYQPLPQLIPLFDNSTQQFHMINLHVVGMWLNFSLSALLICGFVVRMAQTLRQHQAQLAKKREQDLRNEQLFAVGSLAAGAAHELNTPLNTMLLLVNEMKQDYQQHPALSDDLSCLTNQLNQCKQSLNTLITEAQVSYCPTRQSINKIINQLLERWQVIRPEILLELDTTRLADSQVLTDASLPQALLNLLNNAADQSQHKIEFFAETTSQHIKIIIRDFGPGLDMANLEKLGTPFYTNRPDKGLGLGLTLSQASIERLGGSVTLLNHIEQGTETHIRLPLAKN, encoded by the coding sequence ATGGGAGTAGTTAATGTTTTTACCTATTGGCGTTTCCGACAGCTAACCCCAGTGAGTGAGTGGGAGTTTTTTACCCAGCTGCTTTTTGACTGTTTTTCACTAACATTACTGCTTTACATTAGTGGTGGAGCAAGTAATCCTTTTGTGTCTTATTACCTGATACCCATTATTATTGCAGCGGCAACATTAGCTTTACCCTTTACAATTGCTATTACTTTAATTTGTTTGAGCTGTTATACCTTATTGCTGTTTTTCTATCAGCCCTTGCCACAACTAATCCCTTTGTTTGATAACAGTACCCAGCAGTTTCATATGATTAACCTACACGTTGTGGGCATGTGGCTTAACTTTAGTTTAAGCGCACTGCTTATTTGTGGATTTGTAGTAAGAATGGCGCAAACCCTTCGCCAACACCAGGCTCAACTGGCAAAAAAACGAGAGCAGGATTTACGCAACGAACAACTATTTGCGGTAGGAAGCCTTGCTGCTGGTGCTGCTCATGAGCTAAATACACCACTTAACACCATGTTACTGCTGGTTAATGAAATGAAGCAGGATTATCAACAACATCCGGCACTTTCAGACGATCTCAGTTGTTTAACCAACCAACTCAATCAGTGTAAACAAAGTTTGAATACTCTTATTACAGAGGCCCAAGTCAGTTACTGCCCGACTCGCCAATCAATTAATAAAATTATCAACCAGCTATTAGAACGCTGGCAGGTAATCAGGCCAGAAATATTACTTGAGTTAGACACCACCAGATTAGCTGATTCCCAGGTGTTAACAGATGCTTCCTTGCCCCAAGCATTACTCAACCTATTAAATAATGCTGCCGACCAGTCTCAACATAAAATTGAGTTTTTTGCTGAAACAACCTCCCAACATATTAAAATCATCATTAGAGATTTCGGGCCAGGGCTGGATATGGCTAACCTGGAAAAGCTCGGCACTCCTTTTTACACTAACCGACCAGATAAAGGGCTAGGCCTTGGTTTGACCCTTAGCCAAGCATCCATTGAGCGGCTAGGTGGATCAGTGACGTTACTCAATCATATTGAGCAAGGCACTGAGACTCATATCCGTTTACCCCTTGCCAAAAATTGA
- a CDS encoding ankyrin repeat domain-containing protein, which translates to MAAVEERSCAIAEFLISRGGNLDLQDGGGYTPLMHAVCKNRVDTVKLLLSKGANPNYCNKAQSVLDIAVKKGNRKIINLLLEHGAKINQQDNKGGTPIYQAIRKKQIEIVCLLLARGANPFIRTYFGGTTLMTAAFSGDRDLFDLILSQGVDPDMQNKHGWTALMFAARHGYKSIVESLLMREVKSDLKNHNGKTAAILAKEGDHEDIYKMIKRYDGNWLRKLKYMFAKPTVEEEYDFSNQAQTVEAE; encoded by the coding sequence ATGGCTGCAGTAGAAGAGAGAAGTTGTGCTATTGCTGAGTTCTTGATTTCCCGTGGAGGAAACCTTGACTTACAAGATGGTGGTGGTTATACACCACTCATGCATGCAGTATGTAAAAACAGAGTTGACACAGTAAAATTATTGTTATCTAAAGGAGCAAACCCAAACTATTGTAATAAAGCTCAATCAGTATTAGATATAGCTGTTAAAAAAGGCAATCGTAAGATTATTAATCTATTACTTGAGCACGGAGCTAAAATTAATCAGCAAGATAATAAAGGGGGAACCCCAATTTATCAAGCGATTAGAAAAAAGCAAATTGAAATTGTTTGCTTGCTCCTTGCTAGAGGAGCCAACCCCTTCATACGCACGTATTTTGGTGGCACCACCTTAATGACAGCTGCCTTTTCTGGTGATAGGGACTTATTTGATTTGATTTTATCTCAAGGTGTTGATCCTGATATGCAAAATAAACATGGCTGGACAGCACTTATGTTTGCTGCCAGGCACGGGTATAAAAGCATAGTAGAATCATTATTAATGAGAGAAGTTAAGTCAGATCTAAAAAACCACAATGGAAAAACAGCAGCTATATTAGCTAAAGAAGGTGACCATGAAGACATCTATAAAATGATTAAACGCTATGATGGTAACTGGCTGAGAAAGCTAAAATATATGTTTGCAAAACCAACAGTAGAAGAAGAGTATGACTTTTCTAATCAGGCTCAAACTGTAGAAGCAGAGTAA
- a CDS encoding response regulator transcription factor has product MKNKQPILLIVDDDSALLQVMARAMRKRGYEVITANCIENTKKLLQQFTPAFAIIDLKLDHESGLDVITVVSQQAPEAKVLVLTGYASIATAVAAVKLGAHNYLCKPATAEEIEVALTQQEATPQPDNSFKPMPIERLEWEHIQKVLLDHQGNISATARALGMHRRTLQRKLQVGERKKTNDANISAD; this is encoded by the coding sequence ATGAAAAACAAACAGCCGATCCTATTAATTGTTGATGATGACTCTGCCTTGCTTCAGGTGATGGCGCGAGCCATGCGCAAAAGGGGTTATGAAGTTATCACTGCCAATTGTATAGAAAACACCAAAAAACTGTTGCAGCAATTCACACCAGCTTTCGCCATTATCGATCTCAAATTAGATCATGAGTCTGGGCTTGATGTTATTACTGTAGTAAGCCAACAAGCGCCAGAAGCAAAGGTATTAGTCTTAACCGGTTATGCTTCAATCGCCACTGCAGTAGCTGCAGTTAAACTGGGTGCCCATAATTATTTGTGCAAACCCGCAACTGCTGAAGAAATTGAAGTCGCATTAACTCAACAAGAAGCCACTCCCCAACCCGATAACAGCTTTAAACCCATGCCTATTGAACGGTTAGAATGGGAGCATATTCAAAAAGTTTTGCTGGATCATCAGGGTAACATTTCAGCCACCGCAAGAGCTTTGGGCATGCATAGACGCACCTTGCAACGAAAGCTACAGGTGGGAGAGCGCAAAAAAACTAACGATGCAAATATTTCTGCTGATTAA
- a CDS encoding DUF2167 domain-containing protein — MTITVKTFLSFLILVLSTFSFANGKEELSPEQEKYVAWAKNIWESLNRQTGKVKLPGASATLNVPEDFYYLNPQDAEKVLVEVWGNPPGQTTLGMLLPADITPFDSGSWAVTIEYEEDGYVSDEDADDIDYTKLLQQMKQDTRAASEERAKQGYESIELIGWAANPYYDKTSHKLHWAKEIKFGDGQDGNTLNYNIRVLGRKGVLVLNFIAGMEQKPLIESKLDSVLALAEFDQDAKYSDFNPDIDKVAAYGLGALVAGKVLAKTGLLAAVLLFLKKFGVFILLGIGTLFKSVFSRKNP, encoded by the coding sequence ATGACAATCACAGTAAAAACTTTTCTTAGCTTTTTAATTTTAGTCTTATCAACATTTTCTTTTGCCAACGGTAAAGAGGAGTTATCTCCAGAACAAGAAAAGTATGTTGCTTGGGCAAAAAATATTTGGGAATCTCTTAACAGACAAACAGGTAAAGTTAAATTACCTGGTGCCTCAGCCACTTTAAATGTACCAGAGGACTTTTATTATCTGAATCCCCAGGATGCAGAAAAAGTTTTAGTCGAAGTTTGGGGCAACCCCCCTGGCCAAACCACATTGGGCATGCTACTCCCTGCTGATATAACTCCTTTTGATAGTGGCTCTTGGGCAGTGACTATTGAGTATGAAGAAGATGGCTATGTGTCAGATGAAGATGCCGATGATATTGATTACACTAAGCTGCTTCAGCAAATGAAGCAGGATACCCGGGCAGCCAGTGAAGAACGAGCTAAGCAAGGTTATGAGTCCATCGAGTTAATTGGTTGGGCTGCAAATCCCTACTATGATAAAACATCTCATAAACTCCATTGGGCAAAGGAAATTAAGTTTGGTGATGGTCAAGATGGCAATACACTTAACTACAATATTCGTGTGCTAGGTAGAAAAGGCGTATTAGTACTGAATTTTATCGCCGGCATGGAACAGAAACCTTTGATTGAGTCCAAATTAGATTCTGTATTAGCCCTAGCAGAATTTGATCAAGATGCCAAGTATAGTGACTTTAATCCTGATATTGATAAAGTTGCTGCGTATGGCTTAGGTGCCTTAGTTGCTGGAAAGGTTTTAGCTAAAACTGGTTTGCTTGCTGCAGTTTTATTATTCCTTAAAAAGTTTGGTGTTTTTATCCTGCTAGGTATTGGTACTTTATTTAAGTCTGTTTTTTCACGAAAAAATCCCTAG